The following coding sequences are from one Culex quinquefasciatus strain JHB chromosome 1, VPISU_Cqui_1.0_pri_paternal, whole genome shotgun sequence window:
- the LOC6050705 gene encoding RNA polymerase II degradation factor 1, with protein MGSVSHQKISTRLIIFLMLIAGTGLIPHTVRAITITTTDAMLESTQTTIPASAIVDETTAHSEKSDLVEAETKDPKKLEIIKQIRKFNNDGSYTVGYEAEDGTFKIESRDVLGNIKGTYGYVDENGQIQRVQYNAHNNTGIKTMAPPPVTEDVVHIPPRYNRTYMGAPTTRRPPMYFSSTSAPQRTSVIQTIPRKRSHTTSTTEKSTSRAADTTSSYEPTTASSHSTSVQTSKPLLIIRPTPLPLTAKTLEQLVRPEKQESEHISKIYAKSASMRPKESEKKAVRGNFLRRQLPQEDSGEEQYEAQQQVVYGQSAGEEISNLFGSTPPGLRPIYTTTPAPRIPAAVLAARQRAAQIQNVLNERAVTTTERTYAKPPRKQEPAAVMYEPATEPSSETSYVTDMPLVQIPANSNREVAEAAEEERRVYRPRPIEFRPRENYRYLPTQDRPERYRVPLGIPPQARAFPGAEQQQQQQYIREPQRGHPLAPENYPDEEINNIAYRQQRRPQGPPPPPQYAQTQQESPSVGNVPNGHSYPQQSYQVPYSYNPYRNPYQSPAVSPYYDFPERPLTTRDFERILQILIFRHQQIQQQQAYRFGGGYQNPYYGGPSLAPPFVPPYGGAGGYPAQIPRPPFYNAAPTGAGYFDPRYQNPLYSPTTGSRQQQTPPSAGASADYQQPDQAAGYEISRLTPRRRQFGPRADHDYQGTAAPELIPSDVREDLLYRMLMLAIQPGLDGGAGPGLFGGGGAAGGLGGFGGGGLGIGGGGPGLLPAGSVPRRQQAPAEAATQQPTGYSKKPVRSVQILGEE; from the coding sequence atatcaactcggttgaTCATCTTCCTGATGCTGATAGCAGGTACGGGCCTCATACCGCACACGGTCCGAGCCATCACGATCACCACAACGGACGCCATGCTGGAGTCCACCCAGACGACCATTCCGGCGTCGGCCATCGTGGACGAAACGACCGCCCACAGCGAAAAGTCCGACCTGGTGGAGGCGGAAACGAAGGACCCGAAGAAGCTGGAGATCATCAAGCAGATTAGGAAGTTTAACAACGATGGATCGTATACGGTGGGGTACGAAGCGGAAGACGGGACGTTCAAGATCGAGAGTCGGGACGTGCTGGGGAATATCAAGGGGACGTACGGGTACGTTGACGAGAATGGACAGATTCAGCGGGTGCAGTACAATGCGCATAACAATACGGGGATTAAGACGATGGCACCGCCTCCGGTGACGGAAGATGTGGTTCACATTCCACCGAGGTACAACCGGACGTATATGGGTGCTCCGACCACACGACGACCTCCGATGTACTTCTCGAGCACTTCCGCACCGCAAAGAACCAGCGTGATCCAGACGATTCCGAGGAAGCGATCGCACACAACTTCTACAACGGAGAAGAGTACGTCTAGGGCTGCGGACACGACTTCGTCGTACGAACCTACGACCGCATCGAGTCACAGCACGTCTGTGCAGACGTCAAAACCGCTGCTGATCATCCGTCCGACGCCACTTCCGTTGACGGCCAAGACGCTGGAACAGCTGGTGCGACCGGAGAAGCAGGAAAGCGAGCACATTTCGAAGATCTACGCAAAATCGGCATCGATGAGACCGAAGGAGAGCGAGAAGAAGGCGGTTCGAGGAAACTTCCTGAGGAGACAGCTTCCACAGGAAGATTCCGGTGAGGAGCAGTACGAAGCTCAGCAGCAGGTCGTTTACGGACAGTCCGCTGGCGAAGAGATTTCCAACCTGTTCGGATCGACACCCCCAGGGTTGAGACCGATCTACACAACCACTCCAGCTCCAAGAATTCCTGCAGCTGTGCTTGCGGCACGTCAACGAGCTGCCCAGATTCAGAACGTGCTGAACGAGAGAGCTGTGACAACGACTGAGCGAACATACGCGAAACCACCCCGGAAGCAGGAACCTGCCGCAGTGATGTACGAACCGGCTACGGAACCGTCGTCGGAAACCAGCTACGTTACGGATATGCCGCTGGTGCAGATTCCTGCAAACTCCAACCGGGAAGTGGCGGAAGCTGCCGAAGAAGAACGACGAGTGTATCGACCACGACCGATTGAGTTCCGACCACGAGAAAATTACCGCTACCTGCCGACTCAGGATCGTCCTGAGAGATACCGAGTTCCGTTGGGAATCCCACCACAAGCCCGTGCATTCCCAGGTGCcgagcaacaacagcaacaacaatacATCCGGGAACCTCAGCGAGGACATCCGCTTGCTCCGGAAAACTATCCCGATGAGGAGATCAACAACATCGCGTACCGTCAACAGCGCCGACCTCAGGGTCCTCCTCCACCACCTCAGTACGCCCAAACCCAGCAGGAATCTCCATCCGTCGGCAACGTCCCCAACGGCCACAGCTACCCGCAGCAATCCTATCAGGTCCCCTACTCCTACAACCCGTACCGAAACCCCTACCAATCCCCGGCCGTCAGCCCGTACTACGACTTCCCGGAACGCCCCCTCACGACCCGCGACTTCGAGCGCATCCTCCAGATCCTGATCTTCCGCCACCAGCagatccagcagcagcaggcctACCGCTTCGGCGGTGGTTACCAGAACCCCTACTACGGAGGACCCTCCCTCGCCCCTCCCTTCGTCCCACCTTACGGCGGAGCCGGCGGCTACCCTGCCCAAATCCCACGACCACCGTTTTACAACGCCGCCCCAACCGGCGCCGGATACTTCGACCCCCGCTACCAGAACCCACTGTACAGCCCAACGACCGGAAGTCGGCAGCAGCAAACTCCACCCTCGGCGGGGGCATCCGCCGACTACCAGCAGCCCGACCAAGCCGCCGGTTACGAAATCTCCCGACTCACGCCACGGCGAAGACAGTTTGGCCCGCGTGCCGATCACGACTACCAGGGTACGGCCGCTCCGGAGCTGATTCCGTCTGACGTGCGGGAGGACCTGCTGTACCGGATGCTGATGCTGGCAATTCAACCGGGACTGGACGGTGGAGCGGGGCCCGGTCTGTTTGGAGGGGGAGGAGCTGCAGGAGGATTGGGTGGGTTTGGCGGTGGTGGGCTTGGCATTGGCGGTGGCGGACCGGGACTGCTTCCGGCCGGATCCGTACCCCGGAGGCAGCAGGCACCGGCAGAAGCGGCCACCCAGCAGCCAACGGGCTACAGCAAGAAGCCGGTTCGGAGTGTACAAATTTTGGGGGAGGAGTGA